In one Mycoplasmopsis canis PG 14 genomic region, the following are encoded:
- a CDS encoding ATP-binding cassette domain-containing protein has protein sequence MSKKTILEITNLKKFFVNKGHVNKAVDDVTFDVKEGEIVGLIGESGSGKTTIGRSLLRLYDDFNGFVRLEGKLISGKRISKKTRKFMRKNIQMIFQDPMAALNGQNTIFSILKEPLIVNKIIKNKVKEINKNWESVQDHFHYTFLETVLKFKLQNLKIQNSLLKPFSDKWRKILSETSFDNDETSFDDKFNSYFSFLEEKNKNNSTIINDLYTNSDNLIKLYEEHKEKLEKGEIDFDEIAYDKAKENYLKALRLNKKTQKFYDLKESRKESFVQLKDSIINWFEDYRTSKNSIKNLISELKHESKLNKNESLVGRNLEVYYFKLKLYLLNKKVEKIFKSNKRKINYLSFEELQKLIKELETLSVPIFEKDLNINPYDFNSIKSYKNKLIEIVNQQYKFDFSEYTRISADRKKTYKNQIFLSLKNFISIFKQEIKEFFQKSIKNEEAVLQAKKELEEAKKINQDEVNKYVSLFTQRINLLNKEIEKETELLKKLRALSKSNNELFNLTHKKFNEFYKENHLNKLLTKNKELRKIKNINNKDKLQLQKNEQELKQAKVDLKVYNTNVKDKWNGIASFDIELKYLNKDLENTYILLGNSKFDLWSRKQHKLISYIANKLYKPIKLLRIKNLFIKTKIYKSLEDVGLLKQFAYRYPHEFSGGQRQRIVIARALITEPKVIVADEPIASLDISIQAQVVNLLKDLCIQKNIGMVFIAHDLSMIEYIADRVQIMHLGKIVESGDTTEIYKQPLHPYTINLFKAIPKISNANEKFKDVKFELAYMKEQEYPNIPFTQPVSTQNNHFIYGTKSQFNKWVKKEND, from the coding sequence TGTTCGTTTAGAAGGCAAATTAATTTCTGGTAAAAGAATTTCCAAAAAAACAAGAAAATTCATGAGAAAAAATATTCAAATGATTTTTCAAGACCCAATGGCGGCATTAAATGGTCAAAACACTATATTTTCAATATTAAAAGAACCTCTTATTGTTAATAAAATAATTAAAAATAAAGTTAAAGAAATAAACAAAAATTGAGAATCAGTTCAAGATCATTTTCACTATACATTTTTAGAAACAGTTTTAAAATTTAAATTACAAAATTTAAAAATTCAAAATTCATTACTTAAACCTTTTAGTGATAAATGAAGAAAGATTTTATCAGAAACATCTTTTGATAATGATGAAACATCATTTGACGATAAATTTAACTCTTATTTTTCATTTCTTGAGGAAAAAAATAAAAACAATTCAACTATAATAAATGATCTATATACAAATTCAGATAACCTTATTAAACTTTATGAAGAACATAAAGAAAAATTAGAAAAAGGTGAAATTGATTTTGATGAAATAGCTTACGATAAAGCTAAAGAAAATTATTTAAAAGCATTAAGATTAAACAAAAAAACTCAAAAATTTTATGATTTAAAAGAATCAAGAAAAGAATCATTCGTTCAACTGAAAGATTCTATAATAAACTGATTTGAAGACTACAGAACATCAAAAAATTCAATTAAAAATTTAATTTCAGAATTGAAACACGAGTCAAAATTAAATAAAAACGAGTCACTTGTTGGTAGAAATTTAGAAGTTTATTACTTTAAATTAAAACTATATTTATTAAACAAAAAAGTTGAAAAAATATTCAAATCAAATAAAAGAAAAATTAATTACCTTTCTTTTGAGGAATTGCAAAAACTTATTAAAGAATTAGAAACTTTATCAGTTCCAATTTTTGAAAAAGATTTAAATATTAATCCTTATGATTTTAATAGTATTAAATCTTATAAAAATAAATTAATAGAAATTGTTAACCAACAATATAAATTTGACTTTTCAGAATATACTAGAATTTCTGCGGATAGAAAAAAAACTTATAAAAATCAAATATTTTTATCATTAAAAAACTTTATTAGTATTTTTAAACAAGAAATTAAAGAATTCTTCCAAAAATCAATCAAAAACGAAGAAGCAGTATTACAAGCCAAAAAAGAATTAGAAGAAGCTAAAAAAATTAATCAAGATGAAGTTAATAAATACGTTTCTTTATTTACTCAAAGAATTAATTTATTAAATAAAGAAATTGAAAAAGAAACAGAACTTCTCAAAAAGTTAAGAGCTTTATCAAAATCAAACAATGAACTATTTAATTTAACGCATAAAAAATTCAATGAATTTTACAAAGAAAATCATTTAAATAAATTATTAACTAAAAATAAAGAGTTAAGAAAAATAAAAAATATTAACAACAAAGATAAATTACAACTCCAAAAAAATGAACAAGAATTAAAACAGGCAAAAGTTGATCTTAAAGTATACAATACAAATGTAAAAGATAAATGAAATGGTATAGCTTCATTTGATATAGAATTAAAATACTTAAATAAAGACCTAGAAAATACATATATTTTACTTGGTAATTCAAAATTTGATTTATGATCTAGAAAACAACATAAATTAATTAGCTACATTGCTAATAAACTTTATAAACCAATAAAATTATTAAGAATTAAGAACTTATTCATTAAAACAAAAATTTATAAGAGTCTTGAAGATGTTGGGTTATTAAAACAATTTGCTTATCGTTATCCACACGAATTTTCAGGTGGTCAACGTCAAAGAATTGTGATTGCTAGAGCTTTAATTACTGAACCAAAAGTTATTGTTGCCGACGAGCCAATTGCTTCACTTGATATTTCAATTCAAGCTCAGGTTGTTAACTTACTAAAAGATTTATGTATTCAAAAAAATATTGGAATGGTATTTATAGCGCATGATTTATCAATGATTGAATATATAGCTGATAGAGTCCAAATTATGCACCTAGGTAAAATTGTCGAATCAGGGGATACAACCGAGATCTATAAACAACCTCTCCACCCATACACAATCAATTTATTTAAAGCAATACCAAAAATTTCTAATGCAAACGAGAAATTTAAGGATGTTAAATTTGAACTAGCTTACATGAAAGAACAAGAATACCCAAATATTCCTTTCACTCAACCGGTTTCAACCCAAAACAACCATTTTATTTATGGTACAAAATCACAATTTAATAAATGAGTTAAAAAAGAAAATGATTAG